A genomic region of Hypomesus transpacificus isolate Combined female chromosome 19, fHypTra1, whole genome shotgun sequence contains the following coding sequences:
- the iqce gene encoding IQ domain-containing protein E, translating to MMSLEARDVQTDEDFEDVVEDVLSLTTYMSDTEKKAVKRRISNKPPSSPRSPYLSSLSLTPRRSSLPPRGSLRGEVGEARRGALSSRHTWLNGQGSECDGAPENTKLKKHQPPRSASNGVPEHRDKEDMYDEILHLKKSLQTQKLDKEKMKARLQRLEEVKTKREKQIEELLDPTKGSEYTRSLVDSKSGGSTVVRGLKQQILRLEQQSREKEDTLTTLQSELRTTSMAEMKITMEIYYEEIQRLRVLLENAERSSRVESKGSQRQNRVLSSRVVCLSEKLQQLQQENLSLREELSTDTPVGGARGYREWSKQRLLRRLVEQEKRLEEGRRPTPSTRRSQSDQAIQTDLPITTTEGEVSRVTAPQEGEELVLLRGRILQLEKEKEELQERLTNREHLFSSQIQPKKENPEEPKERKEEEREEERWMEEQREGERRMEEERVATTMDSDDSDDIIVSPSRPLRRREELLT from the exons AAAGCTGTGAAGAGAAGGATTTCCAACaaacccccttcctctccca gGTCTCCATACCTCTCCAGTCTCAGTCTCACCCCCAGAAGATCGTCTCTGCCTCCCAGGGGCTccctgaggggggaggtgggggaggcccGCAGGGGGGCACTCTCCTCCAGACACACCTGGCTCAACGGACAAG gatcAGAGTGCGATGGAGCCCCTGAGAACACCAAGCTGAAGAAACACCAGCCCCCACGCTCTGCATCcaacg GTGTTCCTGAACATAGAGACAAGGAGGACATGTATGATGAGATCCTTCACCTCAAGAAG agCCTGCAGACTCAGAAGCTGGACAAGGAAAAGATGAAGGCTCGGCTGCAGCGCCTTGAGGAGGTcaagaccaagagagagaaacagatagagGAGCTGTTGGACCCTACCAAg GGGTCTGAGTACACACGCAGCCTCGTAGACAGCAAGAGTGGAGGGAGCACG GTTGTAAGGGGACTAAAACAGCAGATCCTGAGATTGGAACAGCAgagtagagagaaggaggacacACTGAC GACCCTGCAGAGCGAGCTAAGGACGACCAGCATGGCTGAGATGAAGATCACCATGGAGATATACTACGAGGAG ATCCAGAGGTTGAGGGTTCTGCTGGAGAACGCGGAGCGCAGCAGCCGTGTAGAGAGTAAAGGTTCTCAGAGGCAGAACAGGGTTCTGAGCTCCAgggttgtgtgtctgtcagagaaGCTGCAGCAACTGCAACAGGAGAACCTCAGTCTGAGAGAGGAACTCAGCACTGACACTCCTGTTGGAGGAGCCCGag gcTACAGAGAGTGGAGCAAACAGCGTCTGTTGAGAAGATtggtggagcaggagaag aggctggaggagggtagGAGACCCACCCCCTCCACGAGGAGGAGCCAATCAGACCAGGCCATCCAGACTGACCTGCCAATCACGACCACAGAGGGGGAGGTTTCCAGGGTAACAGCAccacaggaaggggaggagcttgTCCTCCTCAGGGGGCGTATCCTCCAGCtggagaaggaaaaggaggagcttCAGGAGAGACTAACCAATAGAGA GCATTTGTTTTCATCTCAAATCCAACCAAAGAAGGAGAACCCTGAGGAACccaaggagaggaaagaggaggagagagaggaggagagatggatggaggagcagagagagggggagagaaggatggaggaggagagg GTTGCCACGACGATGGATTCTGATGATTCTGATGACATCATCGTTTCTCCCTCCCGCCCACTGAGACGACGAGAGGAGCTTCTGACttag